One window from the genome of bacterium encodes:
- a CDS encoding RsmE family RNA methyltransferase, with translation MPTLNERFAFLPRFRYEEELAAGERVELLGEEAHHALRVRRLRPGDPLALVNGRGTTGRGTILRLTAGGFFVGIEETAERLGELPVKIVLYQALVKHRRFEEALYMAVELGVSAVIPLVSERSVARPNPERLPDLLSRWHRIAWEETKLCERSVVPAVGAPVDLATAVNCSACNHKVILTPRRGAPALDRLVENLGAREGERIALVVGPEGDFTDEELAYALACGCREASLGDRLLRSEVAGVAAVTATLAGLGALEEFKR, from the coding sequence ATGCCCACCCTCAACGAGCGCTTCGCCTTTCTGCCGCGCTTCCGCTATGAGGAGGAGCTCGCCGCGGGGGAGCGGGTGGAGCTCCTCGGCGAGGAGGCGCACCACGCGCTCCGGGTGCGGCGCCTGCGTCCCGGCGACCCCCTGGCGCTCGTCAACGGTCGGGGAACCACCGGCCGGGGCACAATCCTCCGCCTGACGGCGGGCGGCTTTTTCGTCGGAATAGAGGAGACGGCGGAGCGGCTGGGCGAACTGCCCGTAAAAATCGTCCTCTACCAGGCCCTGGTCAAGCACCGCCGCTTCGAGGAGGCGCTGTACATGGCGGTGGAGCTGGGCGTTTCCGCCGTGATTCCGTTGGTTTCCGAGCGCAGCGTGGCGCGGCCCAACCCGGAACGTCTGCCGGATCTCCTGTCGCGCTGGCACAGGATCGCCTGGGAGGAGACGAAGCTCTGCGAACGCAGCGTGGTGCCGGCGGTGGGGGCGCCGGTGGACCTCGCCACGGCGGTCAACTGCAGCGCCTGCAACCACAAGGTAATTCTCACCCCGCGCCGCGGGGCTCCGGCCCTGGACCGGCTGGTGGAGAACCTGGGCGCGCGCGAGGGGGAACGCATCGCCCTGGTCGTCGGCCCCGAGGGCGATTTCACCGATGAAGAGCTCGCCTACGCCCTGGCCTGCGGTTGCCGGGAGGCGAGCCTGGGCGACCGGCTCCTGCGGAGCGAGGTGGCGGGGGTGGCCGCCGTGACGGCGACCCTGGCCGGTCTGGGCGCCCTCGAGGAGTTCAAAAGGTAA